The DNA segment TTAAAATGACTATATGTATACTGTATATATACGATCCAACTGATGAAGGAAAGAAGAACAGATTTGATTCCATTTTAGGACGGTCTAAGGTCTAAGCAAGTTATCTTCTATAGAAGATCCTTCAGAGATTAAGTGGATAGGACGATATGTGCAGCATGGAAAATAGGGAATGAAACGTAAGCATCTTGTTGAGTGGGGTAAATCAGAAATAGTTGTAGATGCCCTGTAGGAACCTAGTCCTAGTACCTAGGCAACTGAAAGGTTATAGTTTGAGGGATCTTACCAACGGAAATATCAATGATCTCGTCCACGAACATTTCagcgaaaaattccaaatttgcGAACTTTATACATCGAATTTTGTCCGGAATCGACACTTCCGATGTCGGTTCCTCAACGCTTTCTGCAGTACTAGATTCCTCCTCTTCGAGATCCTCATCCACCACGGTTTGGCGGTGATGGACCTCGACATGCTCTGGAAGATCTTCGGTTTCCGGGAGCCACTTGTTTTCTGTAAGCGCCATTTTCTTCACGATTGACGCAATGGTAGAGGTCGATGACCTGCCTCCGGCTTTCGTGCCGAGCATCAGCATGTAGGTGAGCTCGTCGATATCGTCTAACGAACGCTTCCTTGGGGGAGGCCGGGAGGGTTTTATCTTACCTATTCTGTTGGACatgtacattgttttcggatcgGTGAGTGAGATCACgagaacaaaaatatttttgattgcgGGAGAATAATATTTCTGAAGGAAAAGACAGTATGCGACAGATCTGTAGCACACGCAACTTGATTTCTGTGGATGATCATATGGATGGAGAGTAGAGAAAAAGAAGACGATCTATGCTTGCAGGCCATAGATAATTTGCCCTATTaatcattcaagaattattgccaTCTCGGGTGGTTATGGAAAATTGAATTCAAGTTCATAATAGCTCatacattaaaatttttttgttgcgGAATTCAGATTTTTATTGAGGAAAACATTGACCTTCAGACCTATTATATGTAGATCTTTGCACAGACCGGAGATAATTCGTATTTTGTGCTACTGTTCATATTCCAAATTCAATTaatcaaattggaaacataatttttgaaattttgtaggTTGATTAGTTTGCTCTGATCTGGAATATTCATTCTTCTTCCTTTAACTATGCCCAcgctcttgagaggaaacaactgagtctagtgactggagcaatgactggccatttgtttaataaacacttaaatagaacGGGACTGAGTagctgttccctgtgccgctggtgcaggagcacggaggaaacggttgaacacattctgttcttctgtatcaaccttgaagactttaggatgacacacctaggaaacacaacacccacaactcctttggtgagagggacacctctctgtcgatttgtggcatttttgtcagcatgtcacagagtttaagtctctccaactacaagcggacgaacaatgggtaaCGAGGCttcagttcagcccggtggggcaccacacttagaagaagaagaagaagaagaagaagaactatGTCCACGACTGCTTAGGCCATTCAGACATATCTGCTAAGCAGATCTTGGGAATTCCAATACTCAATCgaattttatatataaattttataaaaagaatttttattttagggGCCTAAATAATAGTAGAGGTATCGGCGGTAAGAAATGAAGGActgaatatttctttttttcaaatacttttctaggttatatcaGTATATTCCAGTTCTATGATTGAAATTACAGAAATAATTGGAGATCTTTTGTGACTAGAAATTAAGCTGCGTTTGGACTTTCGAGGCCTGCTGGGATGTCAATATTCCTTGAATTTCAACGAAGACAACTGACTGAAAGATATCTATCATTTGGAACCGAACAAATGCGGCGCATATAATGAAAGGATGAAAAGGTgcgaaaaaaaacaaataaaataggaattgttctcaatttttttcctgaTGTCATCTACTCCCGAACAGGATATCTTTTGAGTGAATCCAAAAGACGGGGAACATGTAGCAAAAAATCTATATCTCCTCCACAGACTCGGACGACTCTGCCTCAAACCAAAGCTGGGCGGATGTAATATTTCCGCACCTCTATCTTGATGGCCAATTGCTTAGCAATAAATACACTACTACTATCTACTATCTTGATCGTAAGGATGCTGTCAGAATCGCTAATGTCTTCCGAAGATTGATCTGTTCCAATTACTTTACTTAATTTTATTCTCTGCTGAAGAGGTCTTTCTGTTAtgccaataaaaaaaaagggtGCGTGGAAAGCAACGAGATAAAAGTAAAGCTtttttggagattttcgaaactgTGAATGAAAACCGAACCTTCAATTGCATGATTTTCATTGCCATAAAGCCAATgcttcacttcacttcactgGCCATCAAGAATGGTGAATTTCTAACTTCGTCCCCGAAGTTTCTAAAATGACCCAAGTAAATACTGCGAAAGAGAGCTCCTCAGCATAATCATCAAATATCAAGCAATCAAGCTTTTTGGTACATTCGCTTCCCTAGAAGCGATACGAAGATAtattaactgacaaagaaactgcaacacccagaaggagctgtttaaattttaaattataaattttattattattataaaatatttattttaaaataaaaggTTTTTTAAAATTAACATTTTCTGCTACTTAAATATTGTAGTcgtttttgcaaattttttaaattttacaacaaaGCATCTGTTCGAGGAGATCCAATGTCGATGTTCGGTTGTTGTTAAAATGCCTGTAACACGTGTACGCGGAATTTATTGccagctaagtgaatttgaaagaggtcgaattatTAATTATTGGTTTAGGAGGGGGTTGTCATTTTGAGAAATCGCTAACCGTACTaacagaaatccaactactgttatgagatgttgtcaagcgtggtttgataatgctcaaaatcgaagaagagtaggcaccagaagtcgaaggggcacaaatgaagtttaagatcggcgtctaagacttatggccattagagaccgatttgcgacaactcgatctttggctgatgagtggttaggagaacaaggccacCTGCCTTGTTACAGCGGTTTACCGTTgtataaggtcttttggactgcagcattatcgaccTCATCTTGTGCtacctcttacggttgagcATCGACGGCATGATagcaacgattacagtggtgcagagaacgacaacattggaatgtggaatggcatcaggtcgtcttttctgatgTATCTTgattctccttgggtgcacatgatggccgaagaagggtaagacgacgtcgaggagaaagacgtgaacaTCATGTACACCGGACTACCGGACAGTAGGCGTCCGAGCGCGCTCAAAAAAAGTATTCACCTTAAAACCACGTTCTCTGTCTACCGCGACACTAAGGCCAacctttttgtacggaaaattcACGTGACAATCATGTCAGATTCTACACGGTATAGCATTTTTGTTGTAATTGTTGTGTCCCAAAAAGTTTTGGAGTATGAAAGAATATGAAAGCCTCATATAGGTACTTGAACAGTCGAGTATGCTGCTGTAGAATCGGGGCATCAGCCCTTACACTTCCATATCCTCCCTTCTTATCAAGGAATTATAGCATATGCATTACTGACTGCCACTGATGAGGCTGAGGTCAGACTGGAAATCCTCAGTTGATGTGAGTCATTGGCTCAGGTGGTGAGAAGAACTGAAGTTGATAATATGGTCCATTTGAGTCAGTTTATGATAGATACTGAAGATTTTGACTGAATCGGGATAAAACTTTGATATGTAATGTATTCAAGTATTCTCAGTCAGACAATTAGATATATTTTTTAGAGAAGCGAAACTCAGCCTCTGTTAGTCCCATTAAAAGCTCGGATATTCCCGGTCAGTGGGTCAATCAGCTGAAATCTCGTTGGCTTATGAGCAATGCTTATAGATGTTAGTTAGGCGCTTATGTTATGTTGTTAGTTATGCTGCTACATTTTCACGAGATTGAGTCGGAGGACtttcatctgaatatctagtccACGCGTTTTAAAATATTCTTTTTAAATTGTGATCTACGTTTTCATACACATTCGTCGAAATAATGATTTTTAATGATTAATAATTTTCGGGTACCGTAGATTCggttgacttgggacgattgttgaattcaacttgtcatattttcaaaaaggAGACctattttatctgaaaaagaggttctaatatgcttaggcccgtttgcaccaatccccctttaAATGATTACTTAAttaagcgtagtttaaagttaatggacgcttaattttattgtcagttgcatgactgcggcttaacagaatcttaagtaaggggcccttaggttttcatatctagtgatatttcagttttttattttggtgcaacttcatcctagtctaataaagccttttcattggttgaccGGTTGTCGATGAtcgtcatttcattaaccttattgtcctgtcagtcagtgtcaagtaaactattatattattatcaaagagtgacaactttttgttgtcaCTTTGTCacttgttgctgaattagcattattatttataatgatatggattgtcaaataaaaggtagttgacgttattagaaaaaccacagcagttctgcagccagtttatgagttcaacaaattatttcaggttagaatcccgcccttaaatacctaagtggtcattacaggagcgcttaaatttgaggctagctttagccatttaaatgtcactttacagttggtgcaacgtaattcatttaagttcattttaagggacacttaacactaagtgcgtttggtgcaaacgggtcttaatgactcagactattgattaggatatatagcctgcttcagaattcggatataaatagaatttgtgattatatagttcaaattcggtaaggaaattaaatgataaacccttattacagcgaaagtatatattgcaactcaaatgtaaaaaaattaaacaaaacaaGAGAACTTCGATTTCGTTCATTCTTTGGCGATtcctttgtggaaataacgtaaataataatatccttcgAAAAATCGCCATATTTCCTGCTgacaatgcgccgcttgtatctatagATACAAGCGAatatattcggcattgtcccaagtcaccctatgaaacaacaaaataaatgaaagagatccttgttgccgtttgatttgttaacaaccttgtttcatgacatatctaataccccaatatcccacgtatccagaaaaaaaaattacacatgcacaaagtgaaacacatgtacaggacactagaaagtataagggtcATAAAAAAGCGCTTTACtatcctgaattcgttaatttttcctgtcagtttaaacgctctggtcacggcaaactcaacaggaattaattgttaaactaaccgaagaggccctacacaatcttataagttcaaggggggtaattgccccaagttacaggactgtcccaagtcacccgaatctaccggtacttaGACTGTTTTTTTTCGTCACtcaacacgttgactgtcccatgcatcacatatgattcataaagattttcgccaggagtccatgagtcgtatgtgattcattgattcatttgacattcaagataaatatggttacttttcatgaacgctgcacTGTGGTCAGTTCATATGGGCTGAACATCTtatagaaatatgtattgataacctttaatatttcattgttcataattatatatattttcattgttcataattaatcattcatgattcaagaaacatcagcatcaagccttccattggacttgaaaattttgaacatgaacagttccttaaatggctgcagaattaattttttcatagaatatatattttatcactcaaaagcAACCCTTATCTTGGGATGAATGTGTTGGACGTgggaggtgaaaaaaaaattagaatggggacagtcaacgtgttaataaTGTCATTCTTAATAACATGATGATTCGGTCAAATTTGGGATCGATACAGAATGAATGACATGACAATTTAGAACCAAATGAGACAATGTTGGACAagcttttttgaatttatgaattttgaagaaaacccCCACATACCAATATCGAACAAATTGGGACTGCCACCTTGAAGACGCAATTTTGTTCCTTCTCCAAAAAACTTGGAAAACATCACGTTGCAGGATTTCGTGACATAGATACATAATTAAAGATACTGAAAGCACGTGAAAAGTTGATTATAGAACATAATAATGAATTCTGGCGGAAATTTTGAAACGAAATGAGAATTCCGAACGAAAGCATGTTATATACAGGGCTGtgtgtaaacaaatgcgaaggacttagggagatgattcctcgatgaaaataagcaggggtagttcctataaatttttttcgaaatcgactcttcaaagatacagcctttggaaggcgatgacgagttgacagtttttgatttttttttacgggttctaaaaaatacatacataatatgaagcactaagtagataaTATTCACACATTTTTTTCGATCACTTATACAGTATGAAAactgatcagaactgcttgtaagctgtcatttattctgagaaaattatcgactgtatcgaaattttccaagagacttttttctccagaattgaatgggaaaccataagagaattttatatttcgaaaatctatcctacGTAAAcaattcttgaagaaaaattataaggcgttgttattttcaacccctaataataaagttatgagatctagaaaaattgtgtgagtaacatttacttagtgcttcatattatgtatagttttatgactttaTATGTTTCTTAGAACCCgccaaaaaaaaatctaaaactgtcaactcgtcatcgccttccgaAGGCTGTaacttggaagggaggtcgatttccaaaaaaaaatataggaatTACCGCTGCTTATTTTTATCGAGGAATCCTCtgcctaagtccttcgcatttgtttacagacaccctgtatgttgttGTAAATAGGCGAAGGTTGTGGCAAGTTGTTTTACTTACCTTAAATAGATGAAAATCGGATAAAAAATCACTCCAACTGGCTACATAGAACACAGCGTATTTCCAAGCTTCTTTCCTACGCCATCCTGACATGAATTGATCTATTCTCCTCATTGCTAATTCTAGACTGAACTGTGCTATTGTTGGCCAACCAGGAAAAAAATCTTCCTTCCTAGGTGTCTCACTTGTTTCCTCTTCAATATCTTCATATTCTGCAGCCACAGCTCCCTTGTACGAATAATCTTTGTCGCCACCGGTCAAAACAGCCTCAATCTTTTCGCAGACTCCtggaatcaatagaaaataaaaaaaattaaaaatagaaaTCAAGAAATGCCCATCATGATAGACGGAAAATTAACTcgatatttttagtttttagtaGTTCAGTGGATCCTCAAATAGGCAACGATTCGAGTGCTGGTGAAAGTTTAATCAACAATTTCTACACAAAATATTATAAAGATTTACCGAATTTGTGGGTTTATAGAAATTATCGAACTATCGAAACGATTTTGAAAACTCTTTCACCAGTAGAGAGCTATATGTTATATTATTCCTGAGTAACATAGGTTATATTTGATTGTGATTAATGATATTTTTCGATGTGAAATAATGTATTATAAATGTGAAAGCCATTGTGCTGTTAGTTTTTTCTTTGTCTTTAACCCTTAATTTGGCAAGAGCATTTATAAAAAACCAACATTACTTACTAATGACACTGTATTTTCAACAAACATGCATGGCGGAAATAGTTGTGGGTTTGAATGAAATGAGgtctatatatataatataggtACTACATTATGCAACCTGATGCAGCCCTCTACACAGAATAATACTTGCGTGAATATGGCGTATCTCATAGGATACGGAATCaaattaaccctctaatgcccaagttttttttccttttttataattatttccgtatagtttcaaattagcttatgtaatctacatctttttttcgcaaatagttaactgatttacattaacacctgttctcacaaaatgaacctatactgaaggcggacatgggcagaataattttgtatccacttatatgcaaccagtctcaaggcggacttgggtattagagggttaagggAAAATATTCCAATATTATGTAAGAACAAATAAAAAACTAAcaaacacagattacagagtataATCTCTGCTAACTGCTAACAAACACAATGGCTTTCACATTTATGATGCCCGTGTTTGATGGCGATTCCACTATAGTGTAGGCAAGTTATTCGAGGAGGTATAAAGCGATGACGAGAAATATAGATTTTTCGTAAACAATGAATTAAACCATTGATTTCAGGCTTTTATGGCCGACGCTGAGGAAACTACAAGATATAGGAAAATGAACAAGTAGTTACCAATTTGTAGAGCTCGAAAAGTTCCATGAAAAAGTCAGCAATGGCAACACGTCCTACTTTCGGGGATAACCCGCTATAACAGATTTTAATATTTTAAAGCAATCCAAAATTATGTTCCATTTGAAGAGGGCTTTTGTCTGgcaattattataaaaatgaatgtgaTCCTTTATCTGCGATATTCATTCCAGATGAAGAATGCTCATCACAGAACAGTTTTTCAACGAATACTTTGCGGGATATGGTATGCAAATTCAGGCAAGAAGTAAAATCGACCCTACACAGCATTGTCACGTGACGGCCATTTCGAGGTCCAACCGATTTTGACGGGCCTTTTGGAGAGAGAAATCTCCAAGGAAGGCCTtagagtttatttatttatttatttattacataattgtttcgactagaggacaagcctataaactcgaagATTATTGGATTACATATGTGCATACATAAACTGATAAGGATaaaaatgaaagcgaaaaatacaaaactgaaatatcatatacaaaaacaaaaacaaaaattagatataacaccacagttcctcatAGAGAGGACTACTTCcacctgtcataactgtttttgaaaccgtttaccgaggtcgatcACACCACGCATTCAGGCAGACGGTTTCAATTGTGGAATATCCGGTTAGGGAGAAAGTGTTGGCGTTCGGAGGACCTGAAATTTTCACGTTTCAACTTGAAAATGTGCCCTCGCAATTTAAGACTGAGTTTTCACGTAATTTCACCGCCACCTTGGAAAAATTTATCCACCGGCTGAAATATGTTTCATTATGTCCcaagttttatttattttcatctcTCACTACTTTAATAAAgtgaatgatgaaatattttgatttaaaaAAGAAGGCGTGGCCCGAGAATGTTTGGAAGCATATGAAAGAGTTGAATTGAATAAAGAATGAGGATCGAGTTAATAATGATTTGAAGATCTTTTAATTATCTCAATAGTGAGGAAGTATTTTTGGTCATTTTAAAAGACTTTGGAATCGAAAGCAGAAAACAAATTATAACCTTTTTTTCCCTGAATTTTTCACACTGCATTGTGATTCAGAAAAACGGAATAAAACTGTCTGTCTAGTGCTATCTAGCTTTCAATCCAGTTGACTAATCGAGAAATGAAAATCCTCTGATCTCGGAAGTTTTGTTATGTGGCACAAAATTCTCAATTTCATTCTTCAACGTCCACAGCTACCTCCACTCACTTTTGCGTGCTTTTTCCTAGAAACTAGCTTAGCCCAAATTATTCGAATTCAATTACCCTGCCGTACACATCAATTGCTTGGATTTTTGCTTGGAATATTGTTGCATAACAGACCACTGGCATAGATTCCTATTATTTTTTGGGTTTCGCCAAATATGTCTGCATCTATATCTTTCACTGTACCGTACTTCGgacaaaatactcaaatgaaaaacatgtaactgatcaaaacaggAGCATTATTAAAAATATTGTCCTTATTTTGATGTTTCATTGCAGCTCTTGCTATTGTAACTATTCtactgttttttcatttttcggaaataacaACGAAAAAGGTCAAATGTGCAGAATTCTTGAAAAAGCAATAGAATTACCTTTAAAACAAGGTATCATACAACCCCTTTTCCCATTTAAGCTTTAGGGGCTGCTGTCATCATGCCCAGAGGGTTGATATAAGCTGATTGAAACCAACCGTATAAAATGTCCCTCCTGTACCTTTCCATAATGACCCACTGTAGGTATATTAATTCATAATACCTAATAGGACTTCTTGATTGAAAATGAGCCAAGATTTGGACAATAGCATTATGAACAAAAAGGTATTCGATGATTGAATGAGATATTGCAAAAACTCTTCTGGCCCGAAATAATGTTTGAGATTAGATATAGTTGAACAAATGGAAGGTACTCTATGTTCAGGTACCTCTAAGAAGAATCTTTCTAATACCCCTGAAATGATGCCTGAGATACATACGAAATAACtttatttgaaaatgttggtagTTCTTAACAAGTTTTTCATTTCCATGCAATTATTACTTTCTCCATTCATTCAAATGCAACATCACCTTACCAACAGAAATATCTATTATTTCGTCCACAAAAATTTTGGCATAATCATCAATTTCTTTATAGTCGATTGCTTCCAGTCTTTGGCACAGCCTCAGGGATTCTAGCGATTCTTGTATTTCAACTTCTTCTTTGGCCGCGCTTCTAGGATGTGATTCCTCTCTAAAGCTTACTGTTGACCTTTTTCTATCATCAGGTGGTTTTTCAAGACCCAATAGAAGTATGTGTTCAATGCTTTCTTCATCACCTAGTTCGTGCGAATCGAAAAGTTTCTTTGCGAATGGAAAAGTTATCTCATTTTTATCCTTCATGATAATACAGTAGAATAAAAAGACCTGTGTGATAAGTATGAAAATGTTTCACAACTGACAAGTATGAAGTTTCCCAATAATGGCAGTCTTGATTGAGAAATGATGATCCATCGATCGAGTCAAAAAATACTTTGGTTAAAATGAGAACAGAGGTGGGCGAATGGTAATTTTGTTCGTTTCCTTAAACAATGAATTAGGTAAAGATTACTCAACTCTAAAATGAGCAATAGTTTGAAAATTACTCCGGATATCTTTTTAGATGATGTCTAAAATAAATGGTATCAAGTGACTTTCTGCTTTCTTGCGAAATTGGAAATATTGAGACTTCAGAATATCAATGATCAAATACCGATGTCAAAGTGCGAATAGATATAGGAGCTTTCACGTAAAAAACATGATTAATTTGGATAAATACAATGTACTTGGAGGTACATATAGTCTATTCAAGAATGAtggacatctcgggtggctatggaaaatcgaattaaagttggtaatagcccataagttgagattttgtgttacggaattcatgttggtattgtgaataaccATTGATCTATAGACTATCTATagatatgtgaatctatgcacttaccgacggttatttgaattttgtacagctgtttatgctcttaatttaatcgtattaattggaaacataattgtgtcaattttgaatgcgGATCAATATGctgcaaatctgaatatttcttatacttttctaggttatattaatatattacagTTCTGTGAatgaaagtacagaaatttttgaagatctttagtgaccagatattaagctgcgcctggactttcaagacctactaggATGTAAATCATTCTTTAATGGACTATATGTGTATTCCACCTGTTCATAATATTAACTACTGTAACGGGTTTAGTTTGCAAAGGGTTtcatctcgagcgccagctattctttcaatagggagaaatagcaaacccacccaggtacctactagtcggagacagagttcggtgttatctaaggtggtagcgataacatgtactttaaaaaagaatttattacaataaatttaatCTATAGTGAACCATACAatgatttccaagtcaagaaatatacgCAGCTGATGAcccagttcaaaatgaggaaaacagaaatgcaataattaaactgtcacggtgatcagaaattcaaacaCATTCAAGCacagtgaaatcaatgaattaaacaatattcaaattaattatgtTCGGTCacaatatcaggtattaaagaaagagagaaatcaatagcggtcactttgattcct comes from the Coccinella septempunctata chromosome 2, icCocSept1.1, whole genome shotgun sequence genome and includes:
- the LOC123308580 gene encoding A-kinase anchor protein 14-like isoform X2; the encoded protein is MKDKNEITFPFAKKLFDSHELGDEESIEHILLLGLEKPPDDRKRSTVSFREESHPRSAAKEEVEIQESLESLRLCQRLEAIDYKEIDDYAKIFVDEIIDISVGVCEKIEAVLTGGDKDYSYKGAVAAEYEDIEEETSETPRKEDFFPGWPTIAQFSLELAMRRIDQFMSGWRRKEAWKYAVFYVASWSDFLSDFHLFKGMWSIPTKEYPIAQATATIFFSIEVSRVKPKFCLVDVTLQFEGSSSVYRAGQFEFIEQWLFNIIDSKLNLFRTLRF